In [Mycobacterium] stephanolepidis, the genomic window CGCCTTACGACGATACGAGCGGACCGTCACCATCGGGCACGGAGAGCACGCATGGCAAGAGGCTTCGCAAGCGGTACTGAACTGGGGCGTCAAGCGCCGCAGCGGGTTCCGGGTGAATCCGGATGCGACAGCGCGTGAGGGTACCGAGTTCCAGATCAGCCTCGGATGGGGGCCATTCAGCGTTCACGAGCCGGTACGCGTTGTCACCGTGGCCAACACCGACGACCGGTGCGGTTTCGCGTACGGCACGTTGCCGGGCCATCCCGTATCCGGCGAGGAAGCGTTCATCGTGCACCGGAACGACGACGGGACGGTGTTCCTCACGCTGCGGTCGCTGACGCAGCCCGCACCGTCCGGATTCTGGCGGCTGGTGTTTCCGGCGCTCCTGGTGGCGCAGCGGGTAT contains:
- a CDS encoding DUF1990 family protein, translated to MSSKPLTYQPAGATHLAESGWPATPPALRRYERTVTIGHGEHAWQEASQAVLNWGVKRRSGFRVNPDATAREGTEFQISLGWGPFSVHEPVRVVTVANTDDRCGFAYGTLPGHPVSGEEAFIVHRNDDGTVFLTLRSLTQPAPSGFWRLVFPALLVAQRVFRRRYLRSLSS